From a single Couchioplanes caeruleus genomic region:
- a CDS encoding LLM class flavin-dependent oxidoreductase yields MPLPSRPLRKLGFLTIGLFDGADPRPGHESTLEVIRLGEQLGFDSAWVRHRHLQYGISSPVALLAAASQRTSRIELGTAVIPLGWENPLRLAEDLATVDVLSGGRLNPGVSVGPPMRYDTVKEALYPDTGDVEDFSYRRVERLLDFVAGRPAATAGGVQGFEVFSERVEPHSPGLRSRLWYGGASLRSAQWAGEHGMNFLTSSVVKAEESEDFEQIQLSHVRAFRARHPDGDRARVSQGLVVIPTDTATADQKARYLAYAEKRTPRTTTPQGPARMMFAPDLVGTSEELAERLHAHAAFREIDEVAFALPFSFEHADYVQILTDMATRLGPALGWHPAG; encoded by the coding sequence GTGCCGCTGCCCTCCCGCCCGCTGCGCAAGCTGGGCTTCCTGACGATCGGCCTGTTCGACGGCGCCGACCCCCGCCCCGGCCACGAGTCGACGCTGGAGGTCATCCGGCTCGGCGAACAGCTCGGCTTCGACAGCGCCTGGGTCCGCCACCGGCACCTGCAGTACGGCATCTCCTCCCCGGTCGCGCTGCTGGCCGCCGCCTCCCAGCGCACCAGCCGCATCGAGCTGGGCACCGCGGTCATCCCGCTGGGCTGGGAGAACCCGCTGCGCCTGGCCGAGGACCTCGCCACCGTCGACGTGCTGTCCGGCGGACGGCTGAACCCGGGCGTGAGCGTCGGCCCGCCGATGCGCTACGACACCGTCAAGGAGGCGCTCTACCCGGACACCGGCGACGTGGAGGACTTCAGCTACCGGCGGGTGGAGCGGCTGCTCGACTTCGTGGCCGGCAGGCCCGCGGCGACCGCCGGCGGCGTCCAGGGCTTCGAAGTGTTCTCCGAGCGGGTGGAGCCGCACTCCCCCGGCCTGCGCTCGCGCCTCTGGTACGGCGGCGCCAGCCTGCGCTCGGCGCAGTGGGCCGGCGAGCACGGCATGAACTTCCTGACCAGCAGCGTGGTCAAGGCCGAGGAGTCGGAGGACTTCGAGCAGATCCAGCTGTCGCACGTCCGCGCGTTCCGCGCCCGCCACCCCGACGGCGACCGGGCCCGCGTCTCGCAAGGCCTGGTCGTCATCCCGACCGACACGGCCACGGCCGACCAGAAAGCCAGATACCTCGCGTACGCCGAGAAGCGCACGCCCCGCACCACGACGCCGCAGGGGCCGGCCCGGATGATGTTCGCGCCGGACCTCGTCGGCACGTCGGAGGAGCTCGCCGAGCGGCTGCACGCGCACGCCGCCTTCCGCGAGATCGACGAGGTCGCGTTCGCCCTGCCGTTCAGCTTCGAGCACGCCGACTACGTGCAGATCCTCACCGACATGGCGACGCGGCTGGGGCCCGCGCTGGGCTGGCACCCGGCCGGCTGA
- a CDS encoding glycosyltransferase → MTVAHLIAVPPFVVAGPAPRDFWSRGQAAVEFTVVIPFHNPGASLRPTVERLAETLYAQNISFEMIAVSGGSIDGSEHSLADLPWIRVINDPDVRDKGAALQTGAAAAQGAWVGVVDVDGDAEVDPYELIECLHRARENEAALV, encoded by the coding sequence ATGACTGTCGCACACCTCATCGCCGTTCCTCCCTTCGTCGTCGCCGGCCCCGCCCCGCGCGACTTCTGGTCACGGGGCCAGGCCGCCGTCGAGTTCACCGTGGTCATCCCCTTCCACAACCCGGGCGCCTCGCTGCGGCCCACCGTCGAGCGGCTCGCCGAGACGCTGTACGCGCAGAACATCTCGTTCGAGATGATCGCGGTGTCCGGCGGCTCCATCGACGGCTCCGAGCACAGCCTGGCCGACCTGCCGTGGATCCGGGTCATCAACGACCCCGACGTCCGGGACAAGGGCGCGGCGCTGCAGACCGGCGCGGCGGCCGCACAGGGCGCCTGGGTCGGCGTCGTCGACGTCGACGGTGACGCCGAGGTGGATCCGTACGAGCTCATCGAATGTCTGCACCGCGCCCGGGAGAACGAGGCCGCCCTGGTCTGA
- a CDS encoding MFS transporter, translated as MASVTTAPQSTWAPLRIGVFRVLWLAVLGSQLGTWMQTVGAQWLLVDQPNAGTLVSLVQTAGTLPVLLLALPGGVLADSLDRRRLLIWVQLFQVGVGVALTALTLAGVMTPPLLLTLTFALGCGMALTNPAYQAVIPELVPRSQIPEAAALGSIGMNLARAVGPALAGLLVAHVGVAAVFGINAVTFLVFAVALFLWHRRPPEDAGLPEPFVAALRAGGRYVRHSPVMRRLLLRVSVFIVPAVALWALLPLVADRRLGMGAGGYGLLLGALGVGAVLGALVLPRIRAALSPNGMLAAAGLTYAVVLATLALVRVPAVAVVVLVPAGAAWMAVLSSLNAEVQLFLPRWVRARGLGTYQTVFFGGQAVGAVVWGLVADRVGLVPALLAAGAATALGVATVPLAPLLPSRHLNREPARPWPDPHLKVEPDPDAGPVVVEVSYTIAPEDEAAFLAAMPRLRRSRQRTGAVQWGVFRTGESPDQLVEVYVVPSWDEHLRQHGGRMTGADEELERHVRALSRPEPRVVHRLPIEPPRR; from the coding sequence ATGGCCTCCGTCACCACCGCACCCCAGTCGACCTGGGCGCCGCTGCGCATCGGCGTGTTCCGGGTGCTGTGGCTCGCCGTGCTCGGCAGCCAGCTGGGCACCTGGATGCAGACGGTCGGGGCGCAGTGGCTGCTGGTGGACCAGCCCAACGCCGGCACGCTCGTCTCGCTGGTGCAGACCGCCGGGACGCTGCCCGTGCTGCTGCTGGCGCTGCCGGGCGGCGTGCTCGCCGACTCGCTGGACCGCCGCCGGCTGCTCATCTGGGTGCAGCTGTTCCAGGTGGGCGTGGGCGTCGCGCTGACCGCGCTGACCCTCGCCGGGGTGATGACGCCGCCGCTGCTGCTGACCCTGACGTTCGCGCTGGGCTGCGGGATGGCGCTGACCAACCCGGCGTACCAGGCGGTCATCCCGGAGCTGGTGCCGCGCTCGCAGATCCCGGAGGCGGCGGCGCTCGGCTCGATCGGCATGAACCTCGCCCGGGCGGTCGGCCCGGCGCTGGCCGGTCTGCTCGTGGCGCACGTCGGGGTGGCCGCCGTCTTCGGGATCAACGCCGTCACCTTCCTGGTCTTCGCGGTGGCGCTGTTCCTCTGGCACCGGCGCCCGCCCGAGGACGCCGGCCTGCCGGAGCCGTTCGTGGCGGCGCTGCGCGCCGGCGGCCGGTACGTGCGGCACTCGCCCGTGATGCGCCGCCTGCTGCTGCGGGTCAGCGTGTTCATCGTGCCCGCGGTCGCGCTGTGGGCGTTGCTGCCGCTCGTGGCGGACCGGCGGCTGGGCATGGGCGCGGGCGGGTACGGGCTCCTGCTCGGCGCGCTCGGCGTCGGCGCGGTCCTCGGCGCCCTCGTGCTGCCCCGCATCCGCGCCGCCCTGTCGCCCAACGGGATGCTGGCCGCGGCGGGCCTCACGTACGCCGTTGTGCTGGCGACCCTCGCGCTGGTACGGGTGCCCGCCGTCGCCGTGGTGGTGCTCGTACCGGCCGGCGCCGCCTGGATGGCCGTCCTGTCGAGCCTCAACGCGGAGGTGCAGCTGTTCCTGCCCCGCTGGGTACGGGCCCGCGGGCTGGGCACGTACCAGACGGTGTTCTTCGGCGGCCAGGCCGTCGGGGCGGTGGTCTGGGGCCTGGTCGCCGACCGGGTCGGCCTGGTACCGGCGCTGCTCGCGGCGGGAGCGGCGACCGCGCTCGGCGTGGCGACCGTCCCGCTCGCGCCGCTGCTGCCCTCGCGCCACCTCAACCGCGAACCGGCCCGCCCGTGGCCCGACCCGCACCTGAAGGTCGAGCCGGACCCGGACGCCGGCCCGGTCGTGGTGGAGGTCAGCTACACGATCGCGCCGGAGGACGAGGCGGCGTTCCTCGCGGCGATGCCCCGCCTGCGCCGCTCCCGGCAGCGCACCGGCGCGGTCCAGTGGGGCGTGTTCCGCACCGGGGAGAGCCCGGACCAGCTGGTGGAGGTGTACGTGGTGCCCAGCTGGGACGAGCACCTGCGCCAGCACGGCGGCCGCATGACCGGCGCCGACGAGGAGCTGGAACGGCACGTCCGGGCGCTGTCCCGGCCGGAGCCGCGCGTGGTGCACCGCCTCCCGATCGAGCCGCCGCGCCGCTGA
- a CDS encoding alpha/beta hydrolase, translating to MTADGLAPLVAAVAAVIGTAVLAALRWERWRVPARAAVAVAALLSLATAAVLQVNRMTETYSSLSGGRPAAAATGSEMLTVRVPGPASGLTLTMYVYLPAAYRTGHDRYPVIEALHGYPGSPRTWLRRLDVQSVLDGEIAAGRMAPTVVLFPFQTPDPLLDTECTDLVGGPRTETFLTSDVPAYAETHWRVRTDRAGWALTGYSAGAFCATDLLLRHPTQYAAAASLSGYTSPGIRIGDGSENTLHNTSWRLRHLPPPNVALWLGWAADDRGTRRASTQLARLSRAPLAVTTAVVAHGGHSDAVWRQMEPVAFDWLSAHLARPQR from the coding sequence GTGACCGCGGACGGCCTGGCGCCGCTGGTCGCGGCCGTCGCCGCCGTGATCGGCACCGCGGTGCTGGCGGCGCTGCGCTGGGAGCGGTGGCGCGTCCCGGCCCGGGCCGCCGTCGCGGTCGCGGCGCTGCTGAGCCTGGCGACCGCGGCGGTCCTGCAGGTCAACCGCATGACGGAGACCTATTCGTCGTTGTCCGGCGGCCGGCCGGCCGCCGCGGCCACCGGGAGCGAGATGCTGACCGTACGGGTGCCCGGCCCGGCGAGCGGCCTCACCCTCACCATGTACGTGTACCTGCCGGCCGCCTACCGCACCGGACACGACCGGTACCCGGTGATCGAGGCGTTGCACGGCTATCCCGGCTCGCCGCGGACGTGGCTGCGCAGGCTCGACGTCCAGTCCGTGCTGGACGGTGAGATCGCGGCGGGCCGGATGGCGCCCACGGTCGTGCTGTTCCCGTTCCAGACGCCGGACCCCCTGCTCGACACCGAGTGCACCGACCTGGTCGGCGGCCCGCGCACGGAGACCTTCCTGACCTCGGACGTGCCCGCGTACGCCGAGACGCACTGGCGGGTCCGTACCGACCGGGCCGGCTGGGCGCTGACCGGCTACTCGGCCGGCGCGTTCTGCGCCACCGACCTGCTGCTGCGCCACCCCACGCAGTACGCCGCCGCGGCCTCGCTGTCCGGGTACACCTCGCCCGGCATCCGCATCGGCGACGGCAGCGAGAACACCCTGCACAACACGAGCTGGCGGCTGCGTCACCTTCCGCCGCCGAACGTGGCACTGTGGCTGGGGTGGGCGGCGGACGACCGGGGCACAAGACGAGCATCGACCCAGCTGGCACGGCTGAGCCGGGCACCCCTCGCGGTCACCACGGCAGTGGTCGCCCACGGCGGCCACAGCGACGCGGTCTGGCGGCAGATGGAACCGGTAGCCTTCGACTGGCTCTCCGCCCACCTCGCCAGGCCGCAACGATGA
- a CDS encoding SGNH/GDSL hydrolase family protein: MLVTACAGAGPVTPARIVVALGDSVPAGTACGCDPFPVLYARAQRAAAVNLAVPGATSADVLNGLPAARGPLTRADEVLVMAGANDVAPVFRGDYATAAAGVRTAVAATIAGIQGIHPVPVVVLGYWSIVPDGRAGATDTRAAAKATAAVNDALRAAAHDSGARYVDTEPAFHGSDGAMDPTPLLAPDGDHPDAQGHAAIAALLPPLQGRR, encoded by the coding sequence ATGCTCGTGACAGCGTGCGCCGGTGCCGGCCCGGTCACACCGGCGCGGATCGTGGTGGCCCTGGGCGACTCGGTGCCGGCCGGCACGGCATGCGGCTGCGACCCGTTCCCGGTGCTGTACGCCCGCGCCCAGCGAGCCGCCGCCGTGAACCTGGCGGTGCCGGGCGCGACGTCCGCCGACGTGCTGAACGGCCTGCCCGCGGCGCGCGGCCCGCTCACCAGGGCGGACGAGGTGCTGGTCATGGCCGGCGCCAACGACGTGGCACCGGTGTTCCGCGGCGACTACGCGACGGCGGCCGCCGGGGTCCGCACCGCCGTCGCCGCCACGATCGCCGGAATCCAGGGCATCCACCCCGTACCGGTCGTGGTCCTGGGCTACTGGAGCATCGTCCCGGACGGCCGCGCCGGCGCCACCGACACACGCGCCGCAGCCAAGGCAACAGCCGCCGTCAACGACGCGCTGCGCGCCGCGGCCCACGACTCCGGCGCCCGCTACGTCGACACCGAGCCGGCCTTCCACGGCTCGGATGGCGCCATGGACCCGACGCCACTGCTCGCACCCGACGGCGACCACCCCGACGCCCAAGGCCACGCCGCGATCGCCGCCCTGCTGCCGCCACTGCAGGGCCGGCGATAA
- a CDS encoding response regulator transcription factor, producing the protein MSRPRALVVEDSPEFMLLCRHLLEKEGFDVVVATDGRGAVEQAQSQKPDIAILDLGLPDVDGIEVCRQIRQFTDAYIVMVTGRTDELDKVVGLSVGADDYVTKPFSPRELAARIQAMRRRPRTSAASAPGAAIREYGTLRVDPDVREVTLDGEVLELTKIEFGILDLLSSAPRRTFTRGQLLEDVWGDNWYGDDHIIDVHVGNLRKKLGESASAPRYIRTLRGVGYRFEP; encoded by the coding sequence GTGTCCAGGCCGCGTGCGCTCGTCGTCGAGGACTCGCCCGAGTTCATGCTGCTCTGCCGGCATCTGCTGGAGAAGGAGGGCTTCGACGTCGTCGTCGCGACCGACGGTCGTGGCGCGGTCGAGCAGGCCCAGAGCCAGAAGCCGGACATCGCCATCCTCGACCTCGGCCTGCCCGACGTCGACGGGATCGAGGTCTGCCGGCAGATCCGGCAGTTCACCGACGCGTACATCGTCATGGTCACCGGGCGCACCGACGAGCTGGACAAGGTCGTGGGCCTGTCCGTGGGCGCCGACGACTACGTGACCAAGCCGTTCTCCCCCCGCGAGCTGGCCGCCCGCATCCAGGCGATGCGCCGCCGGCCGCGCACCTCGGCGGCGTCGGCCCCCGGGGCGGCGATCCGCGAGTACGGCACCCTGCGCGTCGACCCCGACGTGCGCGAGGTGACCCTGGACGGCGAGGTCCTCGAGCTCACCAAGATCGAGTTCGGCATCCTGGACCTGCTGTCGTCGGCCCCGCGCCGGACGTTCACCCGCGGGCAGCTGCTCGAGGACGTGTGGGGCGACAACTGGTACGGCGACGACCACATCATCGACGTGCACGTCGGCAACCTGCGCAAGAAGCTCGGCGAGTCCGCCTCGGC
- a CDS encoding EAL domain-containing protein has product MTLTVPVPPTMRNLQEVIHSRAIQPTFQPVVHLEDGVVKAYEALARFDKEKFPSPADAFAAANRAGIGVELELLALQRAFAHLDEMPAGAWLSANLSVEALLTPEVSATLLAHASRRIAVELTEHAQVHDYPAVVRVTEALRAAGILIAVDDAGAGFASLSHILQLRPDIIKLDITLTRGIDADPVRMALARSLVGFAQDIGAMLIAEGIETVEEHEKLRALGVRLGQGYFLARPGPLPDRAEIETPALRTRA; this is encoded by the coding sequence ATGACGCTCACCGTGCCTGTTCCGCCCACGATGCGGAACCTCCAGGAAGTGATCCACTCCCGGGCCATCCAGCCCACCTTCCAGCCGGTCGTGCATCTGGAGGACGGCGTCGTCAAGGCCTACGAGGCGCTGGCCCGCTTCGACAAGGAGAAGTTCCCCAGCCCGGCGGACGCCTTCGCCGCCGCCAACCGGGCGGGCATCGGCGTCGAGCTGGAGCTGCTGGCGCTGCAGCGCGCATTCGCGCACCTGGACGAGATGCCGGCCGGCGCGTGGCTGAGCGCGAACCTGTCGGTGGAGGCGCTGCTGACCCCCGAGGTCAGTGCGACGTTGCTGGCGCACGCCTCCCGGCGCATCGCGGTCGAGCTGACCGAGCACGCCCAGGTGCACGACTATCCCGCCGTGGTCCGGGTCACCGAGGCGCTGCGCGCCGCCGGGATCCTCATCGCCGTCGACGACGCGGGCGCCGGGTTCGCCAGCCTGAGCCACATCCTGCAGCTGCGCCCCGACATCATCAAGCTGGACATCACGCTGACCCGCGGCATCGACGCGGACCCGGTGCGGATGGCGCTCGCCCGCTCGCTGGTCGGCTTCGCCCAGGACATCGGCGCCATGCTGATCGCCGAGGGCATCGAGACCGTCGAGGAGCACGAGAAGCTGCGGGCGTTGGGCGTACGGCTGGGCCAGGGATACTTCCTCGCCCGCCCCGGCCCGCTGCCCGACCGCGCCGAGATCGAGACGCCGGCGCTGCGTACCCGGGCCTAA
- a CDS encoding ArsR/SmtB family transcription factor — protein MHARDYVADASELQQQPADVVVEAATTILAMLADSTRLRLMVELVQGERDVTALTAAVGAARPAVSQHLGKLRLAGLVRGRRDGRRQVYALTDEHVARLVTEAVRTGEHRVSDRPAHHLTPADGMPAER, from the coding sequence ATGCACGCACGCGACTACGTTGCAGATGCCAGTGAGCTGCAGCAACAGCCCGCCGACGTGGTGGTCGAGGCCGCGACCACGATCCTGGCCATGCTCGCCGACAGCACCCGGCTGCGCCTCATGGTGGAGCTCGTGCAGGGCGAGCGCGACGTGACGGCGTTGACGGCCGCGGTCGGCGCGGCCCGCCCGGCGGTCTCCCAGCACCTCGGAAAACTGCGGCTCGCCGGCCTGGTGCGGGGCCGCCGCGACGGCCGCCGCCAGGTGTACGCGCTCACCGACGAGCACGTGGCCCGGCTGGTGACAGAGGCGGTACGCACCGGGGAGCACCGGGTCTCCGACCGTCCCGCCCACCACCTCACACCCGCGGACGGCATGCCCGCCGAGCGATGA
- a CDS encoding LLM class flavin-dependent oxidoreductase codes for MRKKIGFLSFGHWRNAAGSQTRSAADALLQTIELARAAEELGVDGAFVRVHHFERQLASPFPLLSAMAARTSRIEVGTGVIDMRYENPLYMAEEAAATDLISGGRLQLGVSRGSPKTVLRGAEVFGYVPAEGETAADAARRKTEIFLAAIDGTAVARTDPARTGISGGLAIQPQSPGLRERIWWGAGTRATAQWAAGIGVNLQSSTLLSEDTGVPFDRLQAEQIELYRQAWKEHGHDREPRVSVSRSVLPITEDVDRLYFGDQAHEDQVGLLEGVRSRFGRTYAGEPDRIAAELAADEAVRAADTVLFTVPNQLGVAYNARILETIVRDIAPAIGWTRA; via the coding sequence GTGCGGAAGAAGATCGGATTCCTGTCGTTCGGCCACTGGCGCAACGCGGCCGGGTCGCAGACGCGCAGCGCGGCGGACGCCCTGCTGCAGACCATCGAGCTGGCCCGGGCCGCCGAGGAGCTGGGCGTCGACGGCGCGTTCGTGCGCGTCCACCACTTCGAGCGGCAGCTGGCCTCGCCGTTCCCGCTGCTGTCGGCGATGGCGGCGCGGACCTCGCGGATCGAGGTCGGCACCGGCGTGATCGACATGCGGTACGAGAACCCGCTGTACATGGCCGAGGAGGCCGCCGCCACCGACCTGATCAGCGGCGGGCGGCTGCAGCTCGGGGTCAGCCGCGGCTCGCCGAAGACCGTCCTGCGCGGCGCCGAGGTGTTCGGGTACGTCCCGGCCGAGGGCGAGACCGCGGCCGACGCGGCCCGGCGCAAGACCGAGATCTTCCTCGCCGCGATCGACGGGACCGCGGTCGCCCGTACCGACCCGGCGCGCACCGGCATCAGCGGCGGGCTGGCGATCCAGCCGCAGTCCCCCGGCCTGCGCGAGCGCATCTGGTGGGGCGCCGGCACCCGCGCGACGGCGCAGTGGGCGGCCGGCATCGGTGTCAACCTGCAGAGCTCCACCCTGCTGTCGGAGGACACCGGCGTGCCGTTCGACCGCCTGCAGGCCGAGCAGATCGAGCTGTACCGGCAGGCGTGGAAGGAGCACGGCCACGACCGCGAGCCCCGGGTCTCCGTCTCGCGCAGCGTGCTGCCGATCACCGAGGACGTCGACCGGCTGTACTTCGGCGACCAGGCCCACGAGGACCAGGTCGGGCTGCTCGAGGGCGTACGGTCCCGGTTCGGGCGCACGTACGCGGGCGAACCCGACCGCATCGCCGCGGAGCTCGCGGCCGACGAGGCCGTCCGCGCCGCCGACACGGTGCTGTTCACGGTGCCGAACCAGCTCGGGGTGGCGTACAACGCCCGCATCCTGGAGACGATCGTCCGCGACATCGCTCCGGCGATCGGCTGGACCCGCGCCTGA
- a CDS encoding cation diffusion facilitator family transporter → MTGHQHSHGGWRHRLGHLLTPHSHDTADKVDSALEASREGMRALWISLIALGATAALQALIVVFSGSVALLGDTLHNVADALTAVPLGIAFVLGRRAATRAYTYGFGRAEDLAGIVIVLVIAASAVASAWLALDRLLNPRAMTHLPWVLAAGLIGFAGNELVARYRITIGRRIGSAALVADGLHARTDGFTSLAVVLAAAGAWAGWGWADPVVGLAITVAIAFVLKDAAREVYHRLMDRVDPELVDQAEAHLRTIAGVHDVSELRLRWIGHHLHAEAAIVVDAGLTLLAAHEIAADAEHQLTHGVPRLSAATVHVDPDSHPGHSHHTDLSHDRRDRLAAAGR, encoded by the coding sequence ATGACCGGACACCAGCACAGCCACGGCGGATGGCGGCACCGGCTGGGACACCTGCTGACGCCGCATTCCCACGACACCGCCGACAAGGTCGACTCCGCGCTCGAGGCCTCCCGCGAGGGCATGCGAGCCCTGTGGATCTCACTGATCGCGCTCGGCGCCACCGCGGCGCTGCAGGCGTTGATCGTGGTCTTCTCCGGCTCGGTGGCGCTGCTCGGCGACACGCTGCACAACGTCGCCGACGCGCTCACCGCCGTACCGCTGGGCATCGCCTTCGTGCTCGGCCGCCGGGCCGCGACCCGCGCGTACACCTATGGTTTCGGCCGGGCCGAGGACCTGGCCGGCATCGTCATCGTCCTGGTGATCGCCGCGTCGGCGGTCGCGTCCGCCTGGCTGGCCCTCGACCGGCTGCTGAACCCGCGGGCGATGACGCACCTGCCCTGGGTGCTGGCCGCCGGGCTCATCGGGTTCGCGGGCAACGAGCTGGTCGCCCGCTACCGGATCACGATCGGCCGGCGCATCGGCTCGGCCGCGCTGGTCGCGGACGGTCTGCACGCGCGTACGGACGGCTTCACCTCGCTGGCCGTGGTGCTCGCCGCCGCGGGCGCCTGGGCGGGCTGGGGCTGGGCCGACCCCGTGGTCGGCCTCGCCATCACGGTCGCCATCGCGTTCGTGCTCAAGGACGCCGCCCGCGAGGTCTACCACCGCCTGATGGACCGCGTCGACCCGGAACTCGTCGACCAGGCAGAGGCACACCTGCGCACCATCGCCGGCGTGCACGACGTCTCCGAGCTGCGGCTGCGCTGGATCGGCCACCACCTGCACGCCGAGGCCGCGATCGTGGTCGACGCCGGCCTGACCCTGCTCGCCGCCCACGAGATCGCGGCGGACGCCGAACACCAGCTCACCCACGGCGTACCCCGGCTCAGCGCGGCAACCGTCCACGTCGACCCGGACAGCCACCCCGGCCACAGCCACCACACCGACCTGTCCCACGACCGCCGCGACCGCCTGGCCGCCGCCGGACGCTGA
- a CDS encoding phosphatidylglycerol lysyltransferase domain-containing protein, giving the protein MQESAPALHTPLSRRTIARLVQLAGLFDVVTAVIPPRHGRLLALMEFVPAAGILSARTATALVGLLLVYIGSGLRRGKRRAWQVATVLSALATVLHLAKGLDYDAAVVSALLLVTLLATRDGFTAPADRGSRWRALTVFLGFTGAGFALGLAEIAVRMNRLVGHPGVADWVKEAALGLVGLDGPIRYQHPFGAEAVSLTTGASTLLAAGLALIVLLQPGSRVPGRTPDEDLRLRELLRRHGSADSLGYFAMRADKSLIWSPDGAAAVAYRVVRGVSLASGDPLGPQSAWPGAIGAWLRDAAAHGWTPAVLGCGRAGGTAYRRAGLDVIELGDEAVVDATAFRLDGRPMRGVRQAVNRIGRAGYTCRVARQRELTEEEMLEAARAVEAFRDGRVERGFAMALSRFGEPGDGDCLLALCRDEDGHLRGLLQFVPWGDDGLSLDLMRADRTAANGVTELMVVEVLRAAPGLGVRRVSLNFAVLRSVFARADELGAGPVLRLGHRVLKRASKVWQIESLYRANAKYHPAWEPRYLCFPVARDLPRVAVAALTAEAFLPAPARRSRTRSPAVLSGGGR; this is encoded by the coding sequence ATGCAGGAATCAGCGCCGGCGCTGCACACGCCGCTGTCACGGCGCACGATCGCCCGGCTGGTGCAGCTGGCCGGCCTCTTCGACGTCGTCACGGCCGTGATACCCCCGCGGCACGGGCGGCTCCTCGCGCTCATGGAGTTCGTCCCGGCCGCCGGCATCCTCTCGGCCCGTACGGCGACCGCCCTGGTCGGGCTGCTTCTCGTCTACATCGGCTCCGGTCTGCGTCGCGGCAAGCGGCGCGCCTGGCAGGTCGCCACGGTGCTGTCGGCCCTCGCGACCGTCCTGCACCTGGCGAAGGGCCTGGACTACGACGCGGCCGTGGTGTCCGCGCTGCTGCTGGTGACCCTGCTCGCCACGCGGGACGGGTTCACCGCACCGGCCGACCGGGGCAGCCGCTGGCGCGCGCTCACCGTCTTCCTCGGCTTCACCGGCGCCGGGTTCGCCCTCGGCCTCGCCGAGATCGCGGTCCGGATGAACCGGCTCGTCGGCCACCCGGGCGTGGCGGACTGGGTCAAGGAGGCCGCGCTCGGCCTGGTCGGGCTCGACGGGCCGATCCGCTACCAGCACCCGTTCGGCGCCGAGGCGGTGAGCCTCACCACCGGCGCCAGCACTCTGCTCGCCGCGGGACTGGCCCTCATCGTGCTGCTGCAGCCCGGTTCGCGTGTGCCCGGCCGTACCCCCGACGAGGACCTGCGGCTGCGCGAGTTGCTGCGCCGGCACGGCAGCGCGGACTCCCTCGGCTACTTTGCCATGCGCGCCGACAAGTCGCTGATCTGGTCGCCGGACGGTGCGGCGGCGGTCGCGTACCGGGTCGTGCGCGGGGTGAGCCTGGCCTCCGGCGACCCGCTCGGACCGCAATCGGCGTGGCCGGGCGCGATCGGCGCCTGGCTGCGCGACGCCGCCGCGCACGGATGGACGCCGGCGGTGCTGGGGTGCGGGCGGGCCGGCGGCACGGCGTACCGGCGGGCCGGGCTGGACGTCATCGAGCTCGGCGACGAGGCGGTGGTCGACGCGACCGCCTTCCGGCTGGACGGCCGCCCGATGCGGGGCGTACGGCAGGCCGTCAACCGGATCGGCAGGGCCGGCTACACGTGCCGCGTGGCCCGCCAGCGGGAGCTGACCGAGGAGGAGATGCTCGAGGCGGCACGGGCCGTCGAGGCGTTCCGCGACGGCCGGGTGGAACGCGGCTTCGCCATGGCGCTCTCCCGGTTCGGCGAGCCGGGCGACGGCGACTGCCTGCTCGCGCTGTGCCGGGACGAGGATGGGCACCTGCGCGGGCTGCTGCAGTTCGTGCCGTGGGGCGACGACGGGCTGTCGCTGGACCTGATGCGCGCCGACCGTACGGCCGCCAACGGCGTGACCGAGCTGATGGTGGTGGAGGTGCTGCGCGCCGCGCCCGGCCTGGGCGTACGCCGGGTGTCGCTGAACTTCGCGGTGCTGCGCTCGGTGTTCGCCCGCGCCGACGAGCTCGGCGCGGGACCGGTCCTGCGCCTCGGCCACCGGGTGCTGAAACGGGCGTCCAAGGTGTGGCAGATCGAGTCGCTGTACCGGGCCAACGCCAAGTACCACCCGGCCTGGGAGCCGCGCTACCTGTGCTTCCCCGTCGCCCGTGACCTGCCGCGGGTCGCCGTCGCGGCGCTGACCGCCGAGGCGTTCCTGCCGGCGCCGGCCCGGCGGTCGCGGACCCGGTCACCGGCGGTGCTCAGCGGGGGCGGGCGATGA